In Paralcaligenes sp. KSB-10, the following are encoded in one genomic region:
- a CDS encoding sulfite exporter TauE/SafE family protein yields MDLVFIISLLFLGCIVGFAAGLLGIGGGMMLVPFLTMLFPLFGVPDSLVVHAAIATSMTTIIFTSISSVRAHHAKGAIRWDIVGVMAPGMIVGGLISGGAVFSYLSGAWLSLFFGLFVGYSGLRMLVAKPPAIPRQMPGKAATAGVGVAIGFASGLLGAGGGFLSVPFMTRCSVAVRHAVATSAALGFFIAVANSLGYIFSGLKEVQGQPGMLGYVYWPALLVLSAMSVLTAPLGARCAHRWPVATLKRVFACLLFSLAAYMLYGAYRAFE; encoded by the coding sequence ATGGATCTGGTCTTTATTATCAGCTTGCTGTTTCTCGGATGCATTGTCGGTTTTGCGGCAGGGCTGCTGGGAATAGGCGGCGGAATGATGCTGGTGCCTTTTCTGACCATGCTGTTCCCGCTGTTTGGGGTTCCCGATTCGCTGGTCGTGCATGCGGCGATTGCCACTTCCATGACCACGATTATTTTTACCTCGATTTCCAGCGTGCGGGCCCATCACGCCAAGGGGGCAATTCGCTGGGACATCGTGGGGGTCATGGCTCCGGGCATGATCGTGGGCGGCCTGATTTCCGGCGGAGCGGTTTTTTCCTATCTCAGCGGTGCATGGCTGTCCTTGTTTTTTGGCCTGTTTGTGGGCTATTCGGGGCTGCGCATGCTGGTGGCCAAGCCACCCGCCATTCCACGGCAAATGCCTGGCAAGGCGGCGACGGCGGGGGTGGGTGTGGCTATCGGTTTCGCCTCGGGCTTGCTGGGCGCCGGTGGCGGGTTTTTATCGGTACCGTTCATGACCCGCTGCAGTGTGGCGGTGCGTCACGCCGTGGCCACGTCGGCGGCGCTGGGTTTTTTCATTGCAGTGGCCAATAGCCTTGGCTATATTTTTTCCGGTCTCAAGGAAGTGCAGGGCCAGCCTGGCATGCTGGGGTATGTATATTGGCCTGCGCTGCTCGTTTTATCGGCCATGAGCGTGCTGACCGCCCCGCTCGGCGCGCGCTGCGCGCATCGTTGGCCGGTCGCCACCCTGAAACGGGTCTTTGCCTGCCTGTTGTTTTCCCTGGCTGCGTATATGTTGTACGGTGCGTATAGGGCGTTTGAATGA
- the glcF gene encoding glycolate oxidase subunit GlcF, which yields MQTNLASWARDTELGKEAEEILRRCVHCGFCLATCPTYQILGDELDSPRGRIYLIKQVLEGVEPTVATQQHLDRCLTCRNCETTCPSGVEYGALIDIGRNLVDQKVERPLAQKATRAVLRHTLNSPVFEPAYKLGRLVRGVLPETLKNKIPEARPAGVLPDGSRHARQVLMLAGCVQPAMMPTIDAATIRVLDAIGIGTQVVAGAGCCGAINFHLDAQEAALAQMRANIDAWLPLLDSGAVEAVVMNASGCGAMVKEYAHHLRFDPHYVVKALRVVDKVRDIAELVAPHAEALKPAMLGLPERVAFHPPCTLQHWQGLRGLTERLLADLGFELHAFAESHLCCGSAGTYSVTQPELSKALRDRKLQALAAAQPDCIVSSNIGCIGHLQSGTATPVRHWVEVVDQALAQAKAAA from the coding sequence GTGCAAACAAACTTAGCATCATGGGCGCGTGATACCGAACTGGGCAAAGAGGCCGAAGAAATTCTGCGTCGCTGCGTGCATTGCGGCTTCTGTCTGGCAACATGCCCTACATATCAGATTCTGGGAGACGAACTCGACAGTCCCCGGGGGCGCATCTATCTGATCAAGCAAGTCCTCGAAGGCGTCGAGCCCACTGTGGCGACTCAGCAGCATCTGGATCGCTGCCTGACATGCCGCAATTGCGAAACCACCTGTCCCTCCGGGGTCGAATATGGCGCCCTGATCGATATCGGGCGCAATCTGGTCGATCAGAAGGTTGAGCGCCCCTTGGCCCAAAAGGCCACGCGTGCCGTTTTACGCCATACACTGAATTCGCCGGTTTTCGAGCCAGCCTACAAATTGGGCCGACTGGTGCGGGGCGTGCTGCCCGAGACGCTGAAAAACAAGATTCCAGAGGCTCGCCCGGCGGGCGTGCTGCCCGATGGCTCCCGGCACGCGCGGCAGGTTCTGATGCTGGCCGGGTGTGTGCAGCCGGCCATGATGCCGACGATCGATGCAGCCACGATACGCGTCCTGGATGCGATCGGGATCGGTACCCAGGTCGTCGCGGGCGCCGGCTGCTGCGGTGCCATCAATTTTCATCTGGACGCACAAGAGGCTGCGCTGGCGCAAATGCGTGCCAACATCGATGCGTGGCTGCCCCTGCTTGATAGCGGCGCCGTCGAGGCGGTAGTCATGAATGCGTCGGGCTGCGGGGCGATGGTCAAAGAATATGCTCATCATTTGCGCTTCGATCCGCATTATGTGGTCAAGGCCTTGCGTGTCGTCGACAAAGTACGGGATATTGCCGAGCTTGTTGCGCCACACGCGGAGGCCTTGAAGCCTGCCATGCTTGGCTTGCCCGAGCGCGTTGCCTTCCATCCCCCCTGCACGCTGCAGCACTGGCAGGGCCTGCGCGGCCTGACCGAGCGCCTGCTTGCGGACCTGGGCTTCGAGCTGCATGCTTTCGCCGAATCGCATTTGTGCTGCGGGTCGGCCGGCACGTATTCCGTGACACAGCCCGAGTTGTCCAAAGCCTTGCGAGATCGCAAGCTGCAGGCCCTGGCCGCGGCCCAGCCCGATTGCATCGTTTCGTCCAATATCGGTTGTATTGGACACTTGCAAAGCGGAACGGCCACGCCTGTGCGGCATTGGGTCGAAGTCGTCGACCAGGCTCTTGCACAGGCGAAAGCCGCGGCATAG
- a CDS encoding malonic semialdehyde reductase, translating into MNPPNSLRHESQDHNSERLDDQSLNRLFRHARTHRAWQQRGIPMPLLHELYSLMVQGPTSANCLPARIIFLCSAEAKERLLPLMAAGNREQTRLAPVTAIVGYDLRFYEQLFKLYPHQPEASSWFSATPVTARETALRNGSLQGGYLILAARALGLDCGPMGGFDGEAAAREFFPGKPCEVNFICNLGYGMPARLHPPLPRLAFNEACAIV; encoded by the coding sequence ATGAATCCGCCCAATTCCCTCAGGCATGAAAGCCAAGACCACAACTCTGAACGACTCGATGATCAAAGCCTGAATCGGTTATTCCGCCATGCGCGCACGCACCGCGCATGGCAACAACGCGGCATACCCATGCCGCTGTTGCACGAATTGTATTCTTTGATGGTCCAAGGACCGACCTCCGCCAATTGCCTGCCCGCGCGAATCATCTTCCTATGCAGCGCCGAAGCCAAAGAGCGGCTATTGCCGCTAATGGCCGCGGGCAACCGGGAACAAACAAGGCTTGCTCCGGTAACCGCGATTGTCGGTTATGACCTGCGGTTTTACGAGCAGTTGTTCAAACTATATCCGCATCAGCCGGAAGCCAGCTCGTGGTTCAGCGCAACGCCGGTTACGGCGCGCGAAACAGCCTTGCGCAACGGCAGCCTGCAAGGCGGTTACCTTATATTGGCCGCCCGGGCCCTGGGCCTGGATTGCGGACCTATGGGAGGCTTTGATGGAGAGGCGGCAGCACGGGAATTTTTCCCCGGCAAGCCCTGCGAAGTGAACTTTATATGCAATTTGGGATACGGCATGCCGGCACGCCTGCACCCGCCATTACCCAGACTGGCCTTCAACGAAGCCTGTGCCATAGTCTGA
- a CDS encoding FAD-linked oxidase C-terminal domain-containing protein, translating into MARLKTNIPAHCILSRIEDTRPYECDGLSLYRSLPPVVVLPENEEQVIAVMQACKALNIPIVARGAGTGLSGGAMPHAQGILLGLSKLNQIKRIDLPSATAVVQPGVRNLAISEAAAAYGLYYAPDPSSQIACSIGGNIAENSGGVHCLKYGLTVHNVLRVRVVTIDGAILELGSEAPDSPGLNLLAAFIGSEGMLGVVTEVTVKLIPKPACARVIMASFASVEAASRAVTNVIAAGIIPAGLEMMDKRAVHMVEPFVKAGYDLEAAAILLCESDGTAAEVDDEIERMEAVFRDAGATRLQVSRTDHERLTFWAGRKNAFPAAGRVSPDYYCMDGTIPRRHLGRVLSAIEQMEDEYGLRCANVFHAGDGNLHPLIMFDSNQPAEVERAEKFGAEILELCVQVGGTVTGEHGVGIEKINQMCVQFTREELNAFAAVKTAFDPYGLLNPEKVIPTLARCAEYGKMHVHGGDIRFPELPRF; encoded by the coding sequence ATGGCAAGACTTAAAACAAATATCCCGGCACACTGCATTTTGTCCAGAATCGAAGACACCCGACCTTACGAGTGCGATGGCTTGTCGCTGTACCGGTCTCTGCCGCCGGTAGTGGTATTGCCTGAAAATGAAGAGCAGGTGATTGCCGTCATGCAGGCATGCAAGGCGCTGAATATCCCGATTGTTGCGCGCGGCGCCGGCACAGGCTTGTCAGGCGGAGCCATGCCGCATGCCCAAGGAATTCTGCTGGGCCTGTCCAAGCTCAATCAAATCAAGCGAATCGACTTGCCGTCGGCAACGGCTGTCGTGCAGCCCGGAGTGCGCAATTTGGCCATTTCCGAAGCGGCGGCGGCATACGGTTTGTATTATGCGCCCGATCCTTCCAGCCAGATTGCCTGTTCCATCGGTGGGAACATCGCCGAAAACTCGGGCGGGGTACATTGTCTGAAATATGGCCTTACTGTTCATAATGTTTTGCGGGTTCGCGTTGTCACCATCGACGGCGCCATACTCGAGCTGGGTTCGGAAGCACCCGACAGCCCAGGCCTGAATTTGCTGGCGGCTTTCATAGGTTCGGAGGGCATGCTCGGGGTGGTCACCGAGGTAACGGTCAAGCTGATTCCCAAGCCGGCATGCGCGCGAGTCATCATGGCCAGTTTTGCCAGCGTTGAAGCGGCCAGCAGGGCGGTAACCAATGTGATTGCTGCCGGAATCATTCCGGCAGGCCTCGAAATGATGGACAAGCGCGCCGTGCATATGGTCGAGCCCTTTGTAAAGGCGGGCTACGATCTCGAGGCCGCCGCTATCCTGTTATGCGAGTCGGACGGGACGGCTGCCGAGGTCGATGACGAAATCGAACGCATGGAAGCGGTTTTTCGGGATGCCGGCGCAACCCGCCTGCAAGTGTCGCGTACCGATCACGAACGCCTGACCTTCTGGGCGGGCCGGAAAAATGCATTTCCCGCGGCTGGCCGGGTTTCGCCCGACTACTACTGCATGGATGGCACGATCCCGCGCCGCCACCTGGGCCGCGTGCTCAGTGCCATCGAGCAGATGGAAGATGAATACGGTTTGCGCTGCGCCAATGTTTTTCATGCCGGCGACGGAAATCTGCATCCGCTCATCATGTTCGATTCGAACCAGCCTGCCGAGGTCGAGCGGGCCGAAAAATTCGGGGCTGAAATCCTTGAACTGTGCGTGCAGGTCGGCGGTACGGTCACAGGCGAACATGGCGTGGGCATCGAGAAAATCAATCAAATGTGTGTGCAATTCACACGCGAAGAGCTCAATGCGTTTGCAGCGGTCAAGACCGCCTTCGACCCGTATGGCTTGCTGAATCCCGAAAAAGTCATTCCGACGCTGGCGCGCTGCGCGGAGTACGGCAAGATGCATGTTCATGGCGGCGATATCCGTTTTCCCGAATTACCTCGTTTTTGA
- a CDS encoding glutathione S-transferase N-terminal domain-containing protein, with protein MKLIGSLTSPYVRKVRVVMAEKKLDYEFVLENVWAEDTKIQESNPLGKVPCLLMDDGGSLFDSRVIVEYLDTLSPVGRLIPQAGRDRTATRCWEAIADGVLDAAVAINIETNRRAANLRSEDWIDRQSKKISAALEFMDQGLNTQAFCMGVNFSLADISVGCALGYLDLRFDHLNWRKQYGHLARLEEKLAIRPSFSGTLPPQK; from the coding sequence ATGAAACTGATTGGTTCCCTGACTAGCCCGTATGTACGCAAAGTGCGCGTCGTCATGGCCGAAAAAAAGCTCGATTACGAATTTGTGCTGGAAAATGTGTGGGCGGAAGATACAAAAATCCAGGAATCCAACCCACTGGGCAAAGTCCCCTGTCTGCTGATGGACGACGGCGGCAGCCTTTTTGACTCCCGCGTCATTGTCGAATACCTGGACACGCTTTCCCCGGTGGGGCGCCTGATTCCCCAGGCCGGCCGCGACCGCACCGCTACCAGGTGCTGGGAAGCCATAGCCGACGGCGTGCTCGACGCGGCGGTTGCCATCAATATCGAAACCAACCGACGGGCCGCCAATTTACGCAGCGAAGACTGGATCGATCGCCAGAGCAAGAAAATCTCGGCGGCGCTGGAATTCATGGATCAAGGCTTGAACACCCAGGCATTCTGCATGGGCGTCAACTTCAGCCTGGCCGATATCTCTGTAGGCTGCGCGCTGGGTTACCTGGACCTGCGTTTCGATCACCTGAACTGGCGCAAACAATACGGACACTTGGCCCGCCTGGAAGAAAAACTGGCAATCCGCCCGTCTTTTTCCGGTACGCTACCGCCTCAAAAATAG
- a CDS encoding FAD-binding oxidoreductase, which produces MNAPVFLESARRPIPAGFLDALKAQFKERVSTAHAVCEHHGRDESPYPPMLPDAVVFASSTDEVAWVARLCHQHKVPLIPYGAGSSIEGHLLAVHGGISLDLSGMNQMVAVNSEDLTATVQAGVTRKQLNEEIRNTGLFFPIDPGADASLGGMAATRASGTNAVRYGTMRENVMNLKVVTADGRIIETANRAKKSSAGYDLTRIFVGSEGTLGIITEVTVRLYPQPEAISAAICNFSTLDAAVQSVIEIIQMGVPVARVEFMDSAAVRATNAYSKLSLQESPLLLFEFHGSAAGVKEQAETVQSITRDNGGMDFEWAERPEDRSRLWTARHNAYFAGLQLRPGARASTTDVCVPISRLAECVSETAKELDQASFPYMIVGHVGDGNFHVLMLLDPDSQSDWDESERLNHRLVRRAIDMDGTCTGEHGIGLHKMEFMLAEHGQDALDLMRSLKHAFDPHNILNPGKIIPTK; this is translated from the coding sequence ATGAATGCCCCAGTTTTTCTCGAGAGTGCCCGACGCCCGATTCCGGCAGGTTTTCTGGATGCGTTAAAGGCACAGTTCAAAGAGCGTGTTTCCACCGCTCATGCCGTCTGCGAACATCACGGGCGCGACGAATCGCCGTATCCACCCATGCTGCCCGATGCCGTGGTGTTTGCGTCCAGTACCGACGAGGTCGCCTGGGTGGCCCGGCTCTGCCATCAGCACAAGGTGCCCCTGATTCCCTATGGCGCCGGTTCCTCGATTGAGGGGCATCTATTGGCTGTACATGGTGGTATCAGCCTGGATTTGTCCGGCATGAACCAGATGGTGGCGGTCAATTCCGAAGATCTTACCGCCACCGTGCAGGCAGGGGTAACCCGCAAGCAGCTCAACGAAGAGATCCGCAACACTGGCCTGTTTTTTCCGATCGACCCCGGAGCCGATGCCAGCCTGGGAGGCATGGCCGCCACGCGCGCTTCGGGTACGAATGCGGTGCGCTACGGCACCATGCGCGAAAATGTGATGAATCTGAAAGTGGTCACCGCGGATGGGCGCATTATTGAAACTGCGAATCGCGCCAAGAAATCGTCGGCGGGCTATGACCTGACCCGGATTTTCGTAGGCAGCGAAGGTACGCTGGGCATCATTACCGAAGTAACGGTGCGCTTGTATCCGCAGCCCGAGGCCATTTCGGCCGCGATTTGCAATTTCTCCACGCTCGATGCGGCCGTGCAAAGCGTGATTGAAATCATACAGATGGGGGTTCCGGTGGCGCGGGTCGAATTCATGGATAGCGCCGCCGTCAGGGCGACGAATGCCTACAGCAAGCTTAGCTTGCAGGAATCGCCGCTCTTGCTGTTCGAATTTCACGGCAGCGCGGCGGGGGTCAAAGAACAGGCCGAGACCGTGCAAAGCATTACGCGCGATAACGGCGGCATGGATTTCGAATGGGCCGAGCGCCCGGAAGACCGCAGTCGTTTATGGACGGCCAGGCATAACGCCTACTTTGCAGGTCTGCAACTGCGGCCTGGAGCACGGGCCAGCACTACCGACGTCTGTGTGCCCATTTCACGCCTGGCCGAATGCGTGTCCGAGACCGCCAAAGAGCTGGATCAGGCAAGCTTCCCCTATATGATCGTGGGCCACGTGGGCGACGGCAATTTTCATGTGCTGATGCTGCTTGATCCCGACAGCCAGTCCGACTGGGACGAGTCCGAGCGCCTGAATCATCGCTTGGTCAGGCGGGCCATCGATATGGATGGCACCTGCACCGGCGAACACGGCATCGGTTTGCACAAAATGGAGTTCATGCTGGCTGAACATGGACAGGATGCATTGGATTTGATGCGTAGCCTGAAGCATGCATTCGACCCCCACAACATCCTGAATCCGGGGAAAATTATTCCCACGAAGTAA
- the purB gene encoding adenylosuccinate lyase: protein MQIAEQLSHLNALSPLDGRYAAKGQALRGVLSEAAFMAHRVEVEVAWLIGLSDAGLPELAPFSEAARAELRELVENFSERDAALIKEIEKTTNHDVKAVEYWLKERVADNAELAGASEFIHFACTSEDINNTSHALMLTRARSGFIVPRLNDVHARLKSLARQFADQPMLSRTHGQPASPTTLGKEFANVAARLERAIAAIQAVEPLAKLNGATGNYNAHLSAYPEIDWPAFSAKTLSGLGLTQNVYTIQIEPHDWMAALFDAVARANTIMLDLDRDIWGYISLGYFKQRLKEGEVGSSTMPHKVNPIDFENSEGNLGLANAVLRHLSEKLPVSRWQRDLTDSTVLRNLGVALGYCAVAWDACMKGMSKLELNAGAIDADIDGCWEVLAEPVQTVMRRYGLPQPYEQLKALTRGKGINEEGLREFITGLDLPPEPKARLLAMTPRSYVGLAAELAKRV, encoded by the coding sequence ATGCAGATTGCCGAACAACTTAGTCACCTGAACGCCTTGTCCCCCCTGGATGGGCGTTATGCCGCCAAAGGGCAGGCGCTGCGAGGCGTGCTGTCGGAAGCGGCTTTCATGGCTCATCGCGTCGAGGTCGAGGTTGCCTGGCTGATAGGCCTGTCCGACGCCGGTTTGCCCGAGTTGGCGCCATTTTCGGAAGCCGCTCGCGCCGAGCTGCGCGAGCTCGTCGAGAATTTCTCCGAACGCGATGCCGCATTGATCAAAGAGATTGAAAAAACCACCAACCACGACGTCAAGGCGGTCGAGTACTGGCTAAAAGAGCGTGTGGCCGATAACGCCGAACTTGCCGGCGCCAGCGAGTTCATCCACTTCGCCTGCACCTCCGAGGACATCAACAATACCTCGCATGCGCTCATGCTGACGCGGGCCCGCTCCGGCTTTATTGTGCCGCGCCTGAACGACGTGCATGCGCGCCTGAAATCCCTGGCTCGGCAGTTTGCGGATCAACCCATGCTCTCGCGCACGCATGGCCAACCGGCCAGCCCCACCACGCTGGGCAAGGAGTTTGCCAATGTGGCTGCTCGGCTGGAGCGGGCCATTGCCGCTATCCAGGCGGTCGAGCCGCTGGCCAAGCTCAATGGCGCCACGGGCAACTACAACGCTCATTTGTCCGCTTATCCGGAAATCGACTGGCCCGCGTTCAGCGCCAAGACCCTGTCGGGCCTGGGTTTGACGCAAAACGTCTACACCATACAGATTGAACCGCACGACTGGATGGCCGCCCTGTTCGATGCGGTGGCGCGCGCCAATACCATCATGCTCGATCTGGATCGCGATATCTGGGGCTATATTTCGCTGGGCTACTTCAAACAGCGACTGAAAGAAGGCGAGGTGGGTTCGTCCACCATGCCGCACAAAGTCAATCCCATCGATTTCGAGAATTCCGAAGGCAACCTGGGCCTGGCCAATGCTGTCTTGCGCCATCTGTCCGAGAAGCTGCCGGTGTCGCGCTGGCAGCGCGACCTGACCGACTCTACCGTGTTGCGCAATCTGGGTGTGGCGCTCGGCTACTGCGCTGTCGCATGGGATGCATGTATGAAGGGCATGAGCAAGCTCGAGCTGAACGCGGGTGCCATCGATGCCGACATCGATGGCTGCTGGGAGGTTCTGGCAGAGCCTGTGCAAACCGTGATGCGCCGTTACGGGCTGCCTCAGCCTTACGAGCAGCTCAAGGCGCTGACTCGCGGCAAAGGCATCAATGAAGAAGGCTTGCGCGAATTCATCACCGGGCTCGATCTACCGCCCGAGCCCAAGGCGCGCCTGCTGGCCATGACACCGCGTTCTTATGTGGGCCTGGCGGCGGAGCTGGCCAAGCGGGTGTGA
- the mnmA gene encoding tRNA 2-thiouridine(34) synthase MnmA has product MVKLSASKSKGRVVVGMSGGVDSSVTAWLLKQQGYEVLGLFMKNWEDDDDSEYCSTRQDWLDAASVADLIGVDIEAVNFAAEYKDRVFADFLREYSAGRTPNPDVLCNAEIKFKAFLDHAMSLGADLIATGHYARVRSVETGHGMRYELLKALDLTKDQSYFLHRLNQEQLARTLFPLGEMPKTEVRSVARSLHLPNAAKKDSTGICFIGERPFREFLNRYLPTQPGPIKTAEGATVGQHHGLSFYTLGQRKGLGIGGVKGRQRDDGTADAWYTARKDLENNTLYVVQGHDHPWLLAQQLQAQEASWVSGQVPEPGAYTAKTRYRQADAACVLRGPASDKFALSFNDPQWAVTPGQSAVLYAGDVCLGGGFIASP; this is encoded by the coding sequence ATGGTTAAATTATCTGCATCGAAATCGAAAGGGCGCGTAGTCGTTGGCATGTCGGGAGGGGTCGATTCCTCGGTTACGGCGTGGCTGCTGAAACAGCAAGGCTATGAAGTTCTTGGGCTGTTCATGAAAAACTGGGAGGACGACGACGATTCGGAATACTGTTCGACGCGTCAGGACTGGCTGGATGCGGCCAGTGTTGCCGATTTGATCGGCGTCGATATCGAGGCCGTGAATTTTGCCGCTGAATACAAAGATCGCGTCTTCGCCGATTTCTTGCGCGAATATTCGGCGGGCCGCACGCCCAATCCCGATGTACTCTGCAATGCGGAAATCAAGTTCAAGGCCTTTCTGGACCACGCCATGTCTTTGGGGGCGGACCTGATCGCGACCGGACACTATGCGCGAGTGCGGAGTGTGGAAACGGGCCACGGCATGCGTTACGAATTGCTCAAGGCCCTGGACTTGACCAAGGATCAAAGCTATTTCCTGCATAGGCTCAATCAGGAGCAATTAGCCCGAACGCTGTTTCCTCTGGGCGAAATGCCCAAAACGGAAGTGCGCAGCGTTGCGCGGTCGCTGCACTTGCCCAATGCTGCAAAAAAGGACTCCACGGGTATCTGCTTCATAGGCGAGCGTCCGTTTCGCGAGTTTCTCAATCGCTACCTGCCTACCCAGCCCGGCCCCATCAAGACCGCGGAGGGCGCGACTGTGGGCCAGCATCATGGCCTGTCCTTTTATACCCTGGGCCAGCGCAAAGGCCTGGGCATCGGTGGCGTAAAGGGGCGGCAGCGCGACGACGGAACGGCTGACGCCTGGTATACGGCGCGCAAAGATCTCGAAAACAATACCTTGTATGTTGTGCAGGGGCACGATCACCCCTGGCTGCTGGCGCAGCAGCTTCAAGCGCAGGAAGCGAGCTGGGTGTCGGGGCAGGTTCCCGAACCAGGCGCGTACACGGCCAAGACCCGCTATCGGCAGGCCGATGCGGCCTGTGTGTTGCGGGGGCCTGCCTCGGACAAGTTTGCCTTGAGTTTTAACGACCCGCAGTGGGCCGTGACCCCCGGGCAATCTGCCGTACTATATGCGGGCGATGTGTGTCTGGGCGGCGGTTTTATTGCATCGCCCTAG
- the glcE gene encoding glycolate oxidase subunit GlcE gives MEFVLSELSEQVMTARAAQRPLHIRGGASKRFYGEATDLEDLNSHVVLDLSGYCGIVNYQPSELVITARAGTLLSDIERTLDEQNQMLAFEPPRFSPASTLGGCVASGLAGPRRMAAGSLRDFVLGAKLLDSSGIVLEFGGEVMKNVAGYDVSRLLAGSMGIFGALVEVSLKVAPKPFQESTVVLACTETEALESFNRWRGQPLPISATCWHATGDEKEGRLWVRVSGSTPAVASGLQKIGGQLVDPHEAQAFWNSLRDQTHSFFQAVPLWRVAVPPQVSPLGLGPTLIEWNGGQRWLSKVASGSDLREQVAGLGGHATVFRYDPARLDVPVFHPLDAGLMSVSRRLKQELDPMGIFNPKRLFPEF, from the coding sequence ATGGAGTTTGTTTTATCGGAATTGAGCGAACAGGTCATGACCGCTCGTGCCGCGCAACGTCCCTTGCATATTCGTGGCGGCGCAAGCAAGCGGTTTTATGGCGAAGCCACCGATCTCGAAGATCTCAACAGCCATGTAGTACTCGATTTATCGGGCTACTGCGGCATAGTCAACTACCAGCCTTCCGAATTGGTCATCACGGCTCGGGCGGGAACGCTGCTGTCCGATATCGAACGGACACTCGATGAGCAGAACCAGATGCTGGCATTCGAACCGCCCCGGTTCAGCCCTGCTTCCACGCTGGGTGGGTGTGTGGCTTCCGGCCTGGCGGGCCCGCGGCGCATGGCGGCGGGTAGCCTGCGCGATTTCGTTTTGGGAGCCAAGTTGCTCGATTCATCAGGCATAGTGCTCGAGTTTGGCGGCGAGGTCATGAAAAACGTGGCCGGCTACGATGTATCGCGCCTGCTGGCAGGATCAATGGGGATTTTTGGAGCCTTGGTCGAAGTGTCCCTCAAAGTTGCGCCCAAGCCCTTCCAGGAAAGTACGGTGGTGCTTGCGTGTACGGAAACCGAAGCGCTGGAATCCTTTAATCGTTGGCGTGGCCAGCCTTTACCTATTTCCGCCACGTGCTGGCACGCAACGGGCGACGAAAAAGAAGGCCGGCTTTGGGTGCGAGTATCGGGAAGCACGCCCGCCGTCGCCAGCGGCTTGCAAAAAATCGGCGGCCAGCTTGTTGACCCGCACGAGGCGCAGGCATTCTGGAATAGCCTGCGCGATCAGACGCATTCTTTCTTTCAGGCAGTGCCGTTATGGCGCGTTGCCGTGCCTCCCCAGGTTTCGCCTTTGGGTCTTGGACCCACGCTGATTGAGTGGAATGGCGGCCAGCGCTGGTTATCGAAGGTTGCATCGGGCAGCGATCTGCGCGAGCAGGTAGCCGGGCTGGGCGGGCACGCCACTGTGTTTCGCTATGATCCAGCACGGCTCGATGTTCCCGTGTTTCACCCCCTCGATGCCGGCTTGATGAGTGTGTCCCGCCGTCTGAAACAAGAACTCGATCCAATGGGTATTTTCAATCCAAAACGTCTGTTTCCCGAATTTTGA